The Negativicoccus succinicivorans genome includes a window with the following:
- a CDS encoding flavin reductase family protein: MATEWNTLTPAEAAAKFVGAVRGGIFLTTGTLTEANSMYLNWGSIGYRWRRYVVTICVKPSRYTHELLEKRNEFTISVPLRDDYRAMLQYCGTHSGRHEDKISAAGLTLCAPKQGSTPVLGGTGWLHLECRTLQSLVFPKESLDPEIFSFFYDRDRDDVHTFYVAEITSAYEV; encoded by the coding sequence ATGGCGACAGAATGGAATACTCTTACTCCCGCCGAAGCCGCCGCCAAGTTTGTCGGCGCTGTTCGCGGCGGTATATTTTTAACGACAGGCACGCTTACCGAAGCCAACTCGATGTATTTAAATTGGGGATCGATCGGTTACCGTTGGCGGCGATATGTTGTCACGATTTGCGTAAAGCCGTCACGATACACGCATGAACTTTTAGAAAAAAGAAATGAGTTTACGATCTCCGTCCCTTTGCGTGATGATTACCGCGCGATGCTTCAATATTGCGGTACGCACAGCGGCCGCCATGAAGATAAAATCAGCGCGGCGGGTCTGACTCTTTGCGCTCCCAAACAAGGCAGCACACCGGTGTTAGGCGGCACGGGATGGCTGCATTTGGAATGTCGTACTTTGCAGTCGCTGGTATTTCCTAAAGAGAGCTTGGATCCGGAAATTTTCAGTTTCTTTTATGATCGTGATCGGGATGATGTACATACGTTTTACGTAGCGGAAATCACGAGTGCTTACGAAGTATGA